The genomic interval CGTCACCGGAGCCGAACAACTGCGCTCACTGCGGGCCGACGTGCTCGCCCACCGCGCCGGATGGGACGAGACCTACGGGCAGTACACGAAGACCATCGCGACGGCCTTCGCCGTGGGCGGGGCGCTCACCGGGATCCAGGACGCCGACCTCGGGTCCGACGCGCGCGTGCTCCTCGAATTCTCCCGGGCCGGGGAATCGCTGTCCCAGGAGGACGCGATGCTCGCCGGCGCCCGTCTCGACGGCAGGCTTGACGGGGAGCGGCTGAGGCTGTTCACGGGCGCCGTCGACACACGACGTACGCTCACCGACTCCGCCGTGGAGGATCTGCGCGGCTCCGAACGCGCCGCCTGGCAGCACCTCGCCGACACCAGCGACTACGCCGCGGTCGGCACCGTCGAGGACAAGGTCCTTGCCGCAAACTCTGGGACCAGGGCGATCGCCGCGGCTCCGGAGACCACCTGGAACAACGCGCACGCACGCGTGCAGGACGGCATGCGCACCATCGAGTCGGACGCGGGCAGCGGGGTCGCCGACCGCGCCGATCCCTTCACCCGCGGACTGCTCACCTCCGCCGGTGCCGCGGTCCTGCTCGGACTCGCCGCCGTCATCGCGTCGCTCGTCATCTCGGTGCGCATCGGACGCGGCCTCGTCGTCGAACTCGTGAGTCTGCGCAACGACGCCCTGGGGATCGCCCGCCACAAGCTCCCCGAGGCCATGCGGAGACTGCGCGCGGGGGAGGAGATCGACATCAGGGCGGAGGCCCCGCCCGGTTCACCCGGGGAGGACGAGGTCGGACAGGTCGTGGAGGCCCTGAGCACCGTGCACCGCGCCGCTCTGCGCGCCGCGGTCGAACGCGCCGAACTCGCCAGCGGCATCTCCGGGGTCTTCGTCAACCTCGCCCGCCGCAGCCAGGTCCTGGTACACCGTCAACTCAGCCTGCTGGACAGCATGGAGCGCCGCTCCGAGGATCCGAACGAACTGAGCGACCTCTTCCGCCTCGACCACCTCACCACCCGTATGCGACGGCATGCCGAGAGCCTGATCATCCTCTCCGGAGCGGCACCCGGCCGAGCCTGGCGCATGCCGGTCTCGCTGACCAACGTCGTCCGCGCGGCCGTCTCCGAGGTCGAGGACTACGCGCGCGTGGAGGTACGCCAACTCCCCGAGGCGGCCGTCGTCGGCGCCGCCGTCGCCGACCTCACGCACCTGCTCGCCGAGATCGTGGAGAACGCGGCCCAGTTCTCGCCGCCGCACACACGCGTGCGGGTCACCGGCGAACCCGTCGGCAACGGCTACGTCGTGGAGGTCGAGGACCGGGGCCTGGGCATGGGCACGGAGTCCCTGGGCGACGCCAACCGTCGCATCGAACAGTCCGAGGCCCTCGACCTCTTCGACAGCGACCGGCTCGGCCTCTTCGTGGTCAGCAGGCTCGCCGCCCGCCACGGCATCAAGGTGCACCTGCGGACCTCGCCCTACGGCGGAACGACGGCGGTCGTCCTGCTGCCTACGGCGCTGCTGCACGGCGGCGCGGCGGAACGTGCCCCGCGCGCGGCGGTCGAGGACGGGGAGCGGGCCGTGGAACGCGAGTACGCGCGCGTACCCACCGCGCCCCAGCACCAGGAGTCCGTCCCGGCCTCGGCCGACCGGCCCGCCCTGGCGGTCTCCGCACGGGCCGCCGCGGAGTCGGCGAACGACACCCCGCCCCCCGGAGTCACCACCTTGCGACTGCACCGTCCCCCCGAGGACGCCGAAGGGACCGACGAGAACGACGACCTCCCACGCCGCGTACGTCAGGCGCACCTCGCCCCCCAGCTCCGCGAACAGCCCACAGCGGAACGGGAACAGGCACCGGTCGCCCCACGCGACGAGCACCGCACCCCGGAGGTCGTACGGGACCGGATGTCGGCCTACCGCGAGGGCTGGACGCGCGGCGGCGGCAGACAACCGGGCCGCGGTGCCACCCCAGGCCCCGCGACGGGCAGCGACAGCAGCGAAGGAGACCCCGCGTGATCCAGGACCCGAGCATGAGGGCCGCCCAGCGGTCCGGCGAACTCGACTGGCTGCTGGACGACTTGGTGCTGCGCGTGAGCGAGGTACGGCATGTCGTGGTGCTGTCCAACGACGGCCTCGCCGTCGGCGCGTCGACCGACCTCAAGCGCGAGGACGCCGAACACCTCGCCGCGGTCGCCTCCGGATTCCACAGCCTGGCCAAGGGCGCGGGGCGGCACTTCGGAGCCGGCGGAGTGCGGCAGACCATGGTGGAGATGGACGACGGCTTCCTCTTCGTGGCCGCGGCCGGGGACGGTTCCTGCCTCGCCGTCCTCACCGCCGTCACGGCCGACATAGGCCTGGTGGCGTACGAGATGGCGCGGCTGGTCAAGCGCGTAGGCGAGCACCTGTACACGCCGCCGCGCGTCGGCGCGCGACCGCCCGCAGCCGGATGAGGCGAGAGGGCGATCCGCTCCGATGACCGAAGACATGACCGGCGCCCAGCGCGAACCGGGCAGCCAGTGGTACGACCAGGAAGCCGGACCTCTCGTCCGCCCCTACGCGATGACGGGCGGACGTACCAAATCAGGTCCTACGGGGGTGCGTTTCGACCTGATCGCACTCGTCACGCTGGACACGGGCGCGCCCGGCTTCGACGACGACACCGGACTCGGACCGGAACACCGTGCCCTCATCGACCTGTGCCGCCCCGAAACACAGTCCGTCGCCGAACTCGCCGCCGGAGCGGACCTCCCACTGGGAGTGGTCCGGGTGCTCCTCGGCGACCTCCTGGAGCTCGGCTGCGTCACCGTCAGCCGTCCGGTGCCGCCCGCGCAGCTGCCCGACGAACGGATCCTGCGCGAGGTGATCGAGGGACTACGGGCACTGTGACGAAACTTCAGAACCACCCGAACGCGTACGAAGCCGACTTGTGCACCCTTTCGCTCATCGAACAGGTGCGAGGCGGTCACATCGGGCACATAGCGGTCCAACCCCCTTGGGGGAGGCCGTACTTGCCACGATGCACACCTACAGACGTCGAGCGTTGCCGGCACTCCCGAGAGAAGTGATCGATGGTCTCCGAGCAGTCCGACGCCGAGGACGGCGAGACGACCGCCCTGGCGTTGAAGATCCTGGTCGCCGGCGGATTCGGCGTGGGCAAGACCACCATGGTGGGCGCGGTCAGCGAGATCAGGCCGCTGCGCACCGAGGAACTCCTCAGCGAGGCCGGTCAGTTGGTGGACGACACCGACGGCGTGGACCAGAAGGTCACGACGACGGTCGCCATGGACTTCGGCCGCATCACCATCAGGTCCGGCCTCTCCCTCTACCTGTTCGGCACACCGGGCCAGGACCGCTTCTGGTTTCTGTGGGACGAACTGTCGCAGGGCGCCCTGGGGGCCGTGGTCCTCGCGGACACCCGGCGACTTGAGGACTGCTTCCCGGCGGTCGACTACTTCGAGCACCGGCACATCCCGTTCGTGGTGGCCGTCAACTGCTTCACGGGCTCCCGCAGTTACGGCGCCCGCGACGTCTCCCGCGCGCTGGACCTCGACCAGGGAACACCCGTCGTCCTCTGCGACGCCCGTGACCGCGACTCGGGGAAGGAGGTGCTGATCCGGCTCGTCGAGTACGCCGGGCGGATGCACACCGCCCGGATGCTCGACTCGGTGGGCTGACGGGGGCGTCTCACTCCGAAATGCCCTTCTGCGCGAGAACCTTCTCGACCGTGACGCGGACGAGGAGTTCGCCCGGGACCCCGTTGCGGGCACCGAACTCCTCGGCGCGCTCCTCGCCCATGTAGCGGGCCCCGATCCGGGCGGCCCAGTACCGGAGCTCACCCGGCTCCTCGGACAACTCGGCGCGCCCCTGGAGCACCACGAAGTCGAACGGCGGCCGATCGTTGTCCACGCACAGGGCGACTCGCCCGTCACGGGACAGATTGCGCCCTTTTACCGTTTCCTTCGCGGTGTTGAACACCACATCGTCGCCGTCCAGCAGGAACCAGATCGGCGCCACATGAGGGCTCCCATCGGCGCGTACGGTCGACAGCTTGCCGGTGCGCGTGCCGAGCGAGACGAACGCCCGCCATTCCTCGTCGGTCATCTTCTGTGCCATGCGCCTATCCTCCTTGCCCGGGCGACGGAGGTGGGGAAGGCTGACCGGAGATCCTCCGGCCAGGGGGAGAGGCGACACGGGGAGGCCGGAACATGGCGCAGAACCAGGGACTGAGCTGGCTGCTGGACGATCTGACCGAGCGCGTCGAGCACGTACGCCACGCGCTGGTCCTGTCCAACGACGGACTGGTGACGGGCGCGAGCACAGGACTGCGCCGCGAGGACGCCGAACATCTCGCCGCCGTCTCGTCCGGACTGCACAGCCTGGCCAAGGGCTCGGGACGCCACTTCGGCGCGGGCGGCGTGCGCCAGACGATGATCGAGTTCGACGACGCCGTCCTGTTCGTCACCGCTGCGGGGAGCGGCAGCTGTCTGTGCGTCCTCAGTGGCGCGGAAGCGGACATCGGCCAGATCGCCTACGAGATGACGCTCCTCGTCAACCGGGTCGGCGAGCACCTCGGCGTGGACGCCCGCCAGCCCGAGCGGACCCCCGTCACAGAGCTCTGACCTGCGACTTCACTGGCCTCCGCAGAGTTATCCACAGGCCTGCCACGAGATCCGCCGATCCGGTTACGGTTTGTTCATCGCAAACGCACACAGCGTGAGCATCGGACTCCGCGGGGGAGATCGACCATGGCAGGAAACACCATCACCAAACCGTCCGACCTCTCGTGCACGCCCAGTCGCGCGGCACGGGAACTGGGGCTCAAGCGAGGCGAGTTCGACCTCGCCGTACATCTCGGACGCATCCGCACCGCGCCCGACGAAGGCGGCGGCGGCCGAAGCGTCGCCCACGCCGAGATCGACCGACTGCGCTCGACGGACGGATTCCCGGAAACACTCCTGGAAAGCGTCAGGACCGTGGGCACCACGGACGGCGCGGCCCTCATGGACGTCACCTCCGCCAGGTTCACCCGCCTCGCCCGGCTGGGACTGGTCGTGCCGGTGAAGTTCTATCTGAACCGCTATCGGGCCGTGGTCTGGCTCTATCTCGCCGAAGAGCTACGGCAGTTCGCGGCCGACAAGAACCACACCACGCTGCTGAACGGCCGTACGCCCGAGGGAATGCGGGACCAACTGCGAGAGGGCCTGGATCTTAGGTCCCGCAACTGGCGAGGACGGCATCTCGGGTTCCTGCTCCGCCAGGCCGACGGCCCGTGGGAGCGCGCCGGCGCCCTGGCCGCGCTGCTCGATCCCGTCCAGGTCGCCGAGATCGTCCAGGACCCGTACGAGCGCGCCTACTTGAACCGCTTCCGGCCGGACCCGCCCGCTCACGGGGCTCCCGGCTCGGCCGCCACCCACCTCGCCGAGCGGATCATGACGGCGGAGGACCCGGACGAGATCGGATGGCTGCGAGCGGATCTGGCCCAGGTGCTGGACGAGGCCCGCGGCCACCGCCCCGCACCACGGCCGACAGCCGCACCGGCCGCACCGCGGTCGACCGTCGAACGGGCCGCACCACGACCGACCGCCGAGCTCACTCAACCACGAGCGACCGCCGAGCCGGCTGGATCGCCGCGGACCGCCGAACCTGTCGGACCGCTGGCGTCCTTGAGCGAACATCCGCCGGAGCAGGAACCGGTGCCGGAACCCGAGCGATCACGCGGCATGTTGGGCTGGCTGCGCCGCAGAAGTGCGTGAGCCACAGCGCAGCACGTCCACCGGTTACAGCGCTCTGAAAAGCCCTTCCTGGACGACCGAGACGAGCAGGCGTCCCTCCAGGTCGTAGATGCGCCCGCGGG from Streptomyces sp. NBC_01288 carries:
- a CDS encoding sensor histidine kinase codes for the protein MRTPRRTPRAGAETPPVRGRRAHAGPPADELFDDPLDAPSEDIPPRAGRWRMRPRTVRAKIVCLLMVPVVSLLALWAYATVSTAQDVSRLRQLQRVDSAVRSPVADAVAALQAERSAAVRYATDPDAERSGDLKKLAVSTDRSVARLRLGDDNTVADGEELPAGVARRLKTFVTGAEQLRSLRADVLAHRAGWDETYGQYTKTIATAFAVGGALTGIQDADLGSDARVLLEFSRAGESLSQEDAMLAGARLDGRLDGERLRLFTGAVDTRRTLTDSAVEDLRGSERAAWQHLADTSDYAAVGTVEDKVLAANSGTRAIAAAPETTWNNAHARVQDGMRTIESDAGSGVADRADPFTRGLLTSAGAAVLLGLAAVIASLVISVRIGRGLVVELVSLRNDALGIARHKLPEAMRRLRAGEEIDIRAEAPPGSPGEDEVGQVVEALSTVHRAALRAAVERAELASGISGVFVNLARRSQVLVHRQLSLLDSMERRSEDPNELSDLFRLDHLTTRMRRHAESLIILSGAAPGRAWRMPVSLTNVVRAAVSEVEDYARVEVRQLPEAAVVGAAVADLTHLLAEIVENAAQFSPPHTRVRVTGEPVGNGYVVEVEDRGLGMGTESLGDANRRIEQSEALDLFDSDRLGLFVVSRLAARHGIKVHLRTSPYGGTTAVVLLPTALLHGGAAERAPRAAVEDGERAVEREYARVPTAPQHQESVPASADRPALAVSARAAAESANDTPPPGVTTLRLHRPPEDAEGTDENDDLPRRVRQAHLAPQLREQPTAEREQAPVAPRDEHRTPEVVRDRMSAYREGWTRGGGRQPGRGATPGPATGSDSSEGDPA
- a CDS encoding roadblock/LC7 domain-containing protein, with the translated sequence MIQDPSMRAAQRSGELDWLLDDLVLRVSEVRHVVVLSNDGLAVGASTDLKREDAEHLAAVASGFHSLAKGAGRHFGAGGVRQTMVEMDDGFLFVAAAGDGSCLAVLTAVTADIGLVAYEMARLVKRVGEHLYTPPRVGARPPAAG
- a CDS encoding DUF742 domain-containing protein, coding for MTEDMTGAQREPGSQWYDQEAGPLVRPYAMTGGRTKSGPTGVRFDLIALVTLDTGAPGFDDDTGLGPEHRALIDLCRPETQSVAELAAGADLPLGVVRVLLGDLLELGCVTVSRPVPPAQLPDERILREVIEGLRAL
- a CDS encoding GTP-binding protein, which codes for MVSEQSDAEDGETTALALKILVAGGFGVGKTTMVGAVSEIRPLRTEELLSEAGQLVDDTDGVDQKVTTTVAMDFGRITIRSGLSLYLFGTPGQDRFWFLWDELSQGALGAVVLADTRRLEDCFPAVDYFEHRHIPFVVAVNCFTGSRSYGARDVSRALDLDQGTPVVLCDARDRDSGKEVLIRLVEYAGRMHTARMLDSVG
- a CDS encoding PPOX class F420-dependent oxidoreductase; the encoded protein is MAQKMTDEEWRAFVSLGTRTGKLSTVRADGSPHVAPIWFLLDGDDVVFNTAKETVKGRNLSRDGRVALCVDNDRPPFDFVVLQGRAELSEEPGELRYWAARIGARYMGEERAEEFGARNGVPGELLVRVTVEKVLAQKGISE
- a CDS encoding roadblock/LC7 domain-containing protein translates to MAQNQGLSWLLDDLTERVEHVRHALVLSNDGLVTGASTGLRREDAEHLAAVSSGLHSLAKGSGRHFGAGGVRQTMIEFDDAVLFVTAAGSGSCLCVLSGAEADIGQIAYEMTLLVNRVGEHLGVDARQPERTPVTEL
- a CDS encoding DUF6397 family protein; this translates as MAGNTITKPSDLSCTPSRAARELGLKRGEFDLAVHLGRIRTAPDEGGGGRSVAHAEIDRLRSTDGFPETLLESVRTVGTTDGAALMDVTSARFTRLARLGLVVPVKFYLNRYRAVVWLYLAEELRQFAADKNHTTLLNGRTPEGMRDQLREGLDLRSRNWRGRHLGFLLRQADGPWERAGALAALLDPVQVAEIVQDPYERAYLNRFRPDPPAHGAPGSAATHLAERIMTAEDPDEIGWLRADLAQVLDEARGHRPAPRPTAAPAAPRSTVERAAPRPTAELTQPRATAEPAGSPRTAEPVGPLASLSEHPPEQEPVPEPERSRGMLGWLRRRSA